The segment GGTGCAGCTCCGTGGGGGCAGGCGCCTGGCGGGCTCTGCtctccagggccagctgcatgCTCCAGATGCTGAGGGGGCGCATGTAGGCCAGAGAGCGGAAGAGCTTCCTTTGGCAATAGGCCTCCGGCGTCTGGAAGGCCATGCCCAGCCGCTCCCACACGGTCCGGTAGCAGCCCTCCGCTGTGTGGAAGCCCTCCTGCACCAGGCcctgcagcagagggaggagagagtcaGGCCCAGAGTCACCTGGCACCGGCTGCTCGTGCCAAGGGGCGCCGTGCACACACCCACCTCCTGGATCATGGTGGCTGCCAGAGCGTACACAACCCCAACCCAGGCCTCGCTGGACTGCAGGCTGGATGTGTCCAGGCTCCCATCGGGCCTCATGCCGTTCACGGCGCCCATCGTCCCATTGGCAAAGCTCATGACGTTCAGCTCAAAGATGGTCTTCAGCGCGCTGACAATATGGCTCCTGGGGAACACCTGCGGAGAGAGACGCCATCAGGCCTCTCGGCCACACAGGGCCGCACCCTGAACCCAGGGCCCGGCCTGCACCGCCCCAGGGGCTGGGCCTCGGAGACAGCATAGGCAGATAGGGCCAGTACCTCATCTGCcttctgtacagcacaggccatggACGAGCACCCAGATGCCCGGGGCTGAGCCCTGTGGAGAGGCGGCAGGCTGGACGTGACGACAGCGAGGTGGCGAGCCACCACGGCCCCTGCAGGTCTGCCCCAATGGCTCGCCAACGTTCCCGAGCCAGCGGCAAACAGGGGAGCGAGGTGGCCGGCCCCACGTCTGCCTGCCTCTGGGTGCCCTAGCCTGAGGGGTCAGGTTCCCATTCTCCAGCTGGCTGAACTGGAGGGGCGAGACTCAACCCCTGACCGGCAGCCTtacccactcagccaccccctccTTAATCCTCAAACTCTCTGGCTTCTTGTCCTGCCTGTCCCTCCTGGATTAC is part of the Caretta caretta isolate rCarCar2 chromosome 5, rCarCar1.hap1, whole genome shotgun sequence genome and harbors:
- the LOC142072085 gene encoding non-lysosomal glucosylceramidase-like, which gives rise to MSFANGTMGAVNGMRPDGSLDTSSLQSSEAWVGVVYALAATMIQEGLVQEGFHTAEGCYRTVWERLGMAFQTPEAYCQRKLFRSLAYMRPLSIWSMQLALESRARQAPAPTELHPVPETSPQP